Proteins encoded within one genomic window of Prochlorococcus marinus str. MIT 9515:
- a CDS encoding ATP-dependent Clp protease proteolytic subunit: MPIGTPSVPYRLPGSQYERWVDIYTRLGVERILFLGQEVNDGIANSLVAQMLYLDSDDNTKPIYLYINSPGGSVTAGLAIYDTIKYVKSDVVTICVGLAASMGAFLLGAGTKGKRVALPHSRIMIHQPLGGTSQRQASDIEIEAREILRIKDMLNKSMADMTGQSFEKIEKDTDRDYFLSAEEAKNYGLIDRVISHPSEAN, translated from the coding sequence ATGCCAATAGGAACTCCAAGCGTGCCTTATAGACTTCCAGGAAGTCAATATGAAAGATGGGTAGACATTTATACAAGATTAGGTGTAGAAAGAATTTTATTTCTCGGACAAGAAGTCAATGATGGCATTGCTAATAGCCTTGTTGCTCAAATGCTTTACCTCGATTCTGATGATAATACAAAACCTATTTATCTTTATATAAATAGTCCGGGGGGATCCGTTACTGCTGGATTAGCGATATATGACACTATCAAATACGTAAAAAGTGACGTAGTTACTATATGTGTTGGGCTAGCAGCCTCTATGGGAGCATTTTTATTAGGAGCTGGGACTAAGGGTAAAAGAGTTGCTCTTCCTCACAGTAGAATCATGATTCATCAACCATTAGGGGGCACCTCACAACGTCAGGCGAGTGATATTGAGATAGAAGCTCGAGAAATACTTAGAATCAAAGATATGTTGAACAAATCCATGGCAGATATGACTGGTCAATCTTTCGAAAAAATAGAGAAAGATACAGACAGAGATTATTTTCTTAGTGCTGAAGAAGCTAAAAACTATGGACTTATCGATAGAGTAATTTCACACCCAAGTGAGGCAAATTAG
- a CDS encoding ATP-dependent Clp protease proteolytic subunit, with amino-acid sequence MTVSAPYYGENTAMRTPPPDLPSLLLKERIVYLGLPLFSDDDAKRQLGMDVTELIIAQLLYLEFDDPDKPIYFYINSTGTSWYTGDAVGFETEAFAICDTINYIKPPIHTICIGQAMGTAAVILSSGTKGHRAALPHASIVLHQPISGARGQATDIQIRAEEVLKNKKSMLEILSRNTGKSIEDLSKDSDRMSYLNPQEALDYGVIDRILTSQKDLPNKI; translated from the coding sequence ATGACTGTATCTGCTCCTTATTATGGCGAAAATACCGCTATGAGGACTCCGCCCCCAGATTTACCTTCTCTTCTTTTAAAGGAAAGAATTGTCTATCTTGGATTGCCGTTATTTTCAGATGATGACGCTAAAAGGCAATTAGGAATGGATGTTACTGAGCTCATTATTGCTCAACTCCTTTATCTAGAGTTTGATGATCCTGATAAACCTATCTACTTTTATATCAATTCAACAGGTACTAGTTGGTACACTGGAGATGCTGTTGGTTTTGAAACAGAAGCTTTCGCCATCTGCGATACTATCAACTACATCAAACCACCTATTCATACAATTTGTATTGGACAAGCCATGGGTACAGCAGCAGTTATCCTATCTTCTGGGACAAAAGGTCATAGAGCAGCTCTCCCGCATGCTTCTATTGTTCTCCACCAACCTATTAGTGGCGCAAGAGGGCAAGCAACCGATATCCAGATAAGAGCCGAAGAAGTGTTAAAAAATAAAAAATCAATGCTTGAGATATTATCACGCAACACTGGGAAAAGTATTGAAGATCTCTCCAAAGACTCTGACAGGATGAGTTATCTAAATCCTCAAGAAGCTTTAGATTACGGAGTAATCGATAGAATACTTACAAGTCAAAAAGATTTGCCAAATAAAATTTAA
- a CDS encoding PIN/TRAM domain-containing protein: MTDILVLILFVLSGAASGWLGVDLLPVDILKQVSNIEGFRVVLAIIGFFVGLAAGFVFLQLRKTFLDQIRTMPTDLLISRSVGLILGLLVANLLLAPILLIPFPREVFFAKPLAAILSNFFFGALGYKLADTHGRTLLRLFNPNNTDAYLVNEGILPAASPKILDTSVIIDGRINGLLSCGLLEGQLIVAQSVIDELQTLADSSSNEKRAKGRRGLKLLKELRELYGRRLVINPTKYEGNGVDEKLLRISEDMAGTLITADYNLSQIAEVKELKVMNLSDLVIALRPEVQPGESLNIKIVREGKEKMQGIGYLDDGTMVVIDDAKKFVGDRLDIVITGALQTPTGRMVFGKLINDPESNKSFKSTATQG, translated from the coding sequence ATGACAGATATTTTAGTACTAATTTTATTTGTATTGTCTGGAGCAGCATCTGGATGGCTTGGGGTTGATCTTTTACCAGTAGACATACTTAAACAAGTCTCAAATATTGAAGGTTTTAGGGTTGTACTAGCAATTATAGGATTTTTTGTTGGATTAGCAGCAGGCTTCGTATTCCTGCAGCTTAGAAAGACATTTCTTGATCAAATACGCACAATGCCCACTGATCTACTCATCAGTAGATCAGTAGGGTTAATTTTAGGATTACTTGTTGCTAATTTACTACTAGCGCCAATATTGTTAATTCCATTTCCAAGAGAAGTATTTTTTGCAAAACCATTAGCAGCTATTCTTAGTAATTTTTTCTTTGGGGCACTTGGTTATAAATTAGCTGATACACATGGAAGAACACTTTTAAGATTGTTTAACCCAAATAATACTGATGCATATCTAGTTAATGAAGGTATACTTCCAGCCGCAAGCCCAAAGATTCTTGATACAAGTGTAATTATAGATGGAAGAATTAATGGTTTATTGAGCTGCGGCTTACTTGAGGGACAATTAATTGTCGCTCAAAGTGTAATTGACGAGCTACAAACTTTGGCTGACTCTAGTAGTAATGAGAAAAGAGCTAAAGGGAGAAGAGGACTTAAATTATTGAAAGAACTAAGAGAACTTTACGGAAGAAGACTTGTTATAAATCCAACAAAATATGAGGGGAACGGAGTAGATGAAAAACTTCTAAGAATATCTGAAGATATGGCAGGTACGTTAATTACTGCAGATTATAATCTCTCTCAGATTGCGGAAGTAAAGGAATTAAAAGTTATGAATTTGAGCGATTTAGTGATTGCTTTGAGGCCAGAAGTACAACCCGGGGAATCACTTAATATTAAAATTGTTAGAGAGGGAAAAGAAAAAATGCAAGGGATTGGATATTTAGATGACGGCACAATGGTAGTTATTGATGATGCAAAGAAATTTGTTGGAGATAGATTGGACATAGTTATAACTGGTGCATTGCAAACACCAACAGGAAGAATGGTATTTGGAAAACTGATAAATGATCCTGAGTCAAACAAATCTTTTAAATCAACAGCGACACAGGGCTAA
- the hemW gene encoding radical SAM family heme chaperone HemW: MNKFPRSAYVHIPFCHRRCFYCDFAVVPLGNNIESLNGYGSNTVKEYLTYLDKEILSIKHKTPLSTIYFGGGTPSILDPIQIEHLINLFKENYRIDYGAEITMEVDPASFNEGDLHGFIKAGINRFSLGAQSFNNQILDQAGRRHCGEDVEKSCSWLKRAHDYGLIKSWSLDLIQNLPSSGFKEWQEDLEKSLKFCPPHISIYDLSIENGTVFKKLVDLGKLSLPNDDESFKNSELTHFILKASGYSRYEISNYALPGHQSRHNRVYWTGLGWWSFGQGSTSSPWGEKFTRPRISKDYKKWVAEQCEIKLETSLENKENIYKELDEKIMLGMRLKEGVNIYKLINEHNWDKKKSEIALKKLLKEWERFLESGLLIKRGNRFFLSDPKGMELSNQILVSMFRWWDKVN, encoded by the coding sequence ATGAATAAGTTTCCAAGAAGTGCTTACGTACATATACCTTTTTGCCATAGAAGATGCTTCTACTGTGATTTTGCAGTTGTACCTCTAGGTAACAATATTGAAAGTTTAAATGGCTATGGAAGTAATACTGTAAAAGAATATTTGACCTATTTAGATAAAGAAATATTGTCAATCAAACATAAAACTCCTCTTTCAACAATTTATTTTGGTGGAGGAACTCCTTCAATTTTAGATCCTATTCAGATCGAACATTTAATAAATCTTTTTAAGGAGAATTACAGAATTGACTATGGTGCTGAAATTACAATGGAAGTTGATCCAGCTAGTTTTAATGAAGGTGATCTTCATGGCTTTATAAAAGCCGGAATTAATAGATTTAGTCTTGGTGCTCAAAGTTTTAATAATCAGATACTTGATCAAGCGGGAAGAAGACATTGTGGTGAAGATGTTGAAAAATCTTGTTCTTGGCTAAAGAGAGCACATGATTATGGTCTCATAAAAAGTTGGAGTTTAGATCTGATTCAAAATTTACCAAGTAGTGGTTTTAAAGAATGGCAAGAAGATTTAGAAAAATCGTTAAAGTTCTGCCCTCCACACATATCAATTTATGATTTAAGTATTGAAAATGGAACAGTTTTTAAAAAATTAGTTGATTTAGGCAAACTATCATTACCGAATGATGATGAATCTTTTAAAAATAGTGAACTGACACATTTTATTTTAAAAGCATCAGGTTATTCAAGATATGAAATTTCTAATTATGCTCTCCCTGGTCATCAATCAAGGCATAATAGAGTTTATTGGACTGGTCTAGGATGGTGGAGTTTTGGACAAGGCTCTACAAGTTCTCCTTGGGGGGAAAAGTTTACAAGACCAAGAATTAGTAAAGACTATAAAAAGTGGGTAGCTGAGCAATGCGAAATTAAATTAGAGACTTCTCTAGAAAATAAAGAAAATATTTATAAAGAATTAGATGAGAAAATCATGTTAGGAATGAGACTTAAAGAGGGTGTGAATATTTATAAATTGATAAACGAACACAATTGGGATAAAAAAAAGTCTGAAATAGCTTTAAAAAAATTATTAAAAGAATGGGAAAGATTCTTAGAAAGTGGTCTTCTAATTAAAAGAGGTAATAGATTTTTTTTGAGTGATCCAAAAGGTATGGAATTAAGCAATCAAATTCTTGTCTCAATGTTTAGATGGTGGGACAAAGTTAACTAA
- the ilvC gene encoding ketol-acid reductoisomerase gives MTQLFYDTDADLSLLNNKTIAIIGYGSQGHAHALNLKDSGMDVIVGLYKGSKSESKAINDGLEVFTVSEACEKADWIMILLPDEFQKDVYIKEIEPNLKEGKILSFAHGFNIRFGLIKPPSFVDVVMIAPKGPGHTVRWEYQNGQGVPALFAVEQDYSSNARSLAMAYAKGIGGTRAGILETNFKEETETDLFGEQAVLCGGLSELVKSGFETLVEAGYQPELAYFECLHEVKLIVDLMVKGGLSQMRDSISNTAEYGDYVSGKRLINSDTKKEMQKILKDIQDGTFAKNFVEECDRDKPLMTKLRAENSQHEIEKVGKGLRAMFSWLK, from the coding sequence ATGACACAACTCTTTTATGACACGGATGCTGACTTAAGTCTATTAAATAATAAAACAATTGCAATAATAGGTTATGGTTCACAAGGTCATGCACATGCTTTAAATCTTAAAGACAGTGGAATGGATGTAATTGTTGGTTTATATAAAGGTAGTAAATCAGAAAGCAAAGCTATTAATGATGGTTTAGAAGTATTTACTGTTTCTGAGGCTTGTGAAAAAGCTGATTGGATTATGATATTGCTTCCCGATGAGTTCCAAAAAGATGTTTATATTAAAGAGATCGAACCAAATTTAAAAGAGGGGAAGATATTAAGTTTTGCTCATGGATTTAATATTAGATTCGGCCTCATAAAACCACCCAGTTTTGTCGATGTTGTGATGATTGCGCCAAAAGGCCCCGGTCACACTGTTAGATGGGAATATCAGAATGGCCAGGGAGTGCCTGCTCTTTTCGCAGTAGAACAGGATTATTCGAGCAATGCGAGATCATTAGCCATGGCTTATGCCAAGGGTATTGGAGGTACAAGAGCTGGGATTCTTGAAACAAATTTCAAAGAAGAAACTGAAACTGATCTATTTGGTGAACAAGCTGTTCTCTGTGGTGGTCTATCAGAACTTGTTAAGTCAGGATTTGAAACTCTCGTTGAGGCAGGATATCAACCCGAACTTGCATATTTCGAGTGTTTACACGAAGTGAAGCTAATTGTAGATCTAATGGTCAAGGGAGGTTTATCACAAATGAGAGATTCAATTTCAAATACCGCAGAATATGGTGATTATGTAAGCGGTAAAAGACTTATAAATAGTGATACGAAAAAAGAAATGCAGAAAATATTAAAAGATATCCAAGATGGCACTTTCGCTAAGAACTTTGTAGAAGAGTGTGATAGGGATAAACCATTAATGACTAAATTAAGAGCAGAAAATTCGCAACATGAGATAGAAAAAGTTGGGAAAGGTCTTCGTGCAATGTTCAGTTGGCTGAAATAA
- a CDS encoding cell division protein FtsQ/DivIB: MNKKKKKRGTFLLVTFFFLTTYLNTKTFQKVYPQDILIFGSDFFSKNDILNNSSLKLPTPLIFVKTIFTEKELKRNLSLENVSVSRQIFPFGLKILIQTRTPIAYGDKILKGEKINGFIDKEGFFIDEKHSDKESIKKLSVKVFGWKENFKEILSKIFYFQKNNNVEFVTIEFSPNGFLTLEEKTLKTILLGIEPKRIETQLQIIEDIKNQIKDTKVLKKIDNIDLTDPHNPKIKVFKP; encoded by the coding sequence GTGAACAAAAAAAAAAAAAAAAGAGGGACTTTTTTGTTGGTTACCTTTTTTTTCCTAACAACATACCTAAATACTAAAACTTTTCAAAAAGTTTATCCGCAAGATATTTTAATTTTTGGTAGCGATTTTTTCTCTAAGAACGATATCCTTAATAATTCATCCCTAAAGTTGCCAACCCCATTGATATTTGTCAAAACTATATTTACGGAAAAAGAGTTGAAAAGGAATTTATCTCTTGAGAATGTTTCAGTTTCGAGGCAGATATTTCCTTTTGGTTTGAAAATCCTAATTCAAACTAGAACGCCAATAGCTTATGGGGATAAAATTTTAAAAGGAGAAAAAATAAATGGTTTTATTGATAAAGAAGGTTTTTTTATAGATGAAAAACATTCAGATAAAGAAAGTATTAAAAAATTGTCCGTTAAAGTTTTCGGTTGGAAAGAAAATTTTAAAGAGATATTATCAAAAATTTTTTATTTTCAAAAAAACAATAATGTTGAATTCGTTACGATAGAGTTTTCTCCGAATGGATTTTTAACTTTAGAAGAAAAAACCTTAAAAACGATACTATTAGGCATTGAACCAAAAAGAATCGAAACTCAATTGCAAATAATCGAAGATATCAAAAATCAAATAAAAGATACTAAAGTTTTAAAAAAAATAGATAATATCGATCTTACTGATCCACATAATCCAAAAATTAAAGTGTTCAAACCCTAA
- the panB gene encoding 3-methyl-2-oxobutanoate hydroxymethyltransferase produces the protein MLPSELVKYKKNSQKIIALTAWDSISGSLAEQSGADIVLVGDSLAMVCLGYKSTLPVTLENMIYHTNAVSRGFSREIEEHSLLVCDMPFLTYQCGEDKAVEYAGKIIKNTYAKAVKIEGAEPEVQTVISRLIRMGIPVMGHLGLTPQSYLNLGLKKQGLKKESYEKIKRDALSLEKLGCFSIVLEHIPELLAKEIQTDLEIPTIGIGAGVFCDGQVRVTADLLGLSDKQPPFCKPIVDGKKYFGEKLKEWVTSERLS, from the coding sequence ATGTTGCCATCAGAACTCGTTAAATATAAAAAAAATTCTCAAAAAATCATTGCATTAACTGCTTGGGACTCCATATCAGGTTCTCTAGCTGAGCAATCAGGAGCAGATATTGTTCTAGTAGGAGACTCTTTAGCAATGGTGTGTTTAGGATACAAATCCACATTACCAGTAACTTTAGAGAATATGATTTATCACACAAATGCAGTTTCAAGAGGGTTCAGCAGAGAAATAGAAGAACATTCCTTATTAGTTTGTGATATGCCTTTTCTAACTTATCAATGCGGAGAAGATAAGGCAGTGGAATATGCCGGGAAAATAATTAAGAACACCTATGCAAAGGCAGTAAAAATTGAAGGTGCTGAACCAGAGGTCCAAACTGTTATTTCAAGGCTAATAAGAATGGGGATTCCTGTCATGGGGCATTTAGGACTTACACCACAGAGTTATTTAAATCTAGGATTAAAAAAACAAGGGCTCAAGAAAGAAAGTTACGAAAAAATCAAAAGAGATGCTTTATCACTAGAAAAATTGGGATGCTTTTCTATAGTTTTGGAGCATATTCCGGAATTACTTGCTAAAGAAATTCAAACCGATTTAGAAATACCGACAATAGGAATAGGTGCAGGCGTCTTTTGTGATGGTCAGGTAAGAGTTACGGCTGATTTATTAGGCCTAAGTGATAAGCAGCCTCCATTTTGTAAACCAATTGTTGATGGGAAAAAATATTTTGGTGAAAAACTTAAAGAGTGGGTAACTTCTGAAAGGCTTAGTTAA
- the cbiB gene encoding adenosylcobinamide-phosphate synthase CbiB, whose translation MAEINLFYIFIGSIGFDLLIGDPRFIIHPVQIIGFYIKKITNFFIHHFKGNKRILFWGGLFIALSSIGISFEIGKLIELVFLQSKSNLISGILIFFGLSSCLASKSLISSVKEISDLINSSGTDSKTEKLVREKVQRIVSRDVSTSSLEHLMRSSSESLTENSVDGIFGPLFWIFIGLVFMKFSIFLPGPLSLGFSYKTISTLDSMIGYKYDHYKFLGFFSAKIEDYSTFLPSRLVLLTLPLVSFKINQYISIVKKSYFEGSKYDSPNSGISEAIFAYTSNIKLGGKSKYNNQIVEKPVINSHGDICTKEKINLICQLIYRLQLLWILFFTLIFFNI comes from the coding sequence TTGGCTGAAATAAATTTATTTTATATATTTATTGGATCGATTGGTTTTGATCTTTTAATTGGTGATCCAAGATTTATCATCCATCCTGTTCAAATAATAGGGTTCTATATTAAAAAAATAACTAATTTTTTTATTCATCATTTCAAGGGAAACAAGAGAATACTATTTTGGGGAGGTTTATTTATTGCATTATCTTCCATTGGAATAAGCTTTGAGATCGGGAAATTAATTGAATTAGTATTTCTGCAATCAAAAAGTAATTTAATTTCTGGAATATTAATTTTCTTTGGTTTATCAAGTTGTTTGGCATCAAAAAGTCTTATTTCAAGCGTAAAAGAAATTTCTGACCTAATTAATAGCAGTGGGACTGATTCAAAAACTGAAAAATTAGTTAGAGAAAAAGTTCAAAGAATTGTAAGTAGAGATGTAAGCACATCTTCGTTAGAGCATCTCATGAGATCAAGTAGTGAGAGTCTTACTGAAAATTCAGTGGATGGGATTTTTGGACCACTTTTTTGGATATTTATAGGATTAGTTTTTATGAAATTTTCAATTTTTCTCCCAGGACCTTTATCTCTTGGCTTTTCATATAAAACTATAAGTACTTTAGATTCAATGATCGGCTATAAATATGATCACTATAAATTTCTAGGTTTTTTTAGTGCAAAAATTGAAGATTATTCAACTTTCCTTCCAAGTAGATTAGTCTTATTAACATTGCCTTTGGTTAGCTTTAAGATAAATCAATATATTTCTATCGTTAAAAAAAGTTACTTTGAAGGCAGTAAATACGATTCCCCAAACTCTGGAATTTCTGAAGCGATTTTTGCTTATACTTCCAATATAAAGTTAGGGGGCAAAAGTAAATATAATAATCAAATTGTTGAAAAACCTGTTATTAATTCACATGGTGATATTTGCACAAAAGAAAAAATAAATCTTATTTGTCAACTAATTTACAGACTTCAATTATTGTGGATATTATTTTTTACGCTAATTTTCTTCAATATTTAA
- a CDS encoding D-alanine--D-alanine ligase family protein has protein sequence MVRNEKKCIGIIFGGTSNEHYVSISSAKTVFKALISRTNKELFRIKAFYINKHGVWIDSDLSLEILRENSGNNIFEKYQELPNRKINFLNNLEFQNIDIWFPLLHGCNGEDGAIHGLLKFTQKPLIGCGISGSAIGMDKILMKQIFSNLSIPQVNFLAIQNYDLSDDNVKDNLSVEIIEKLNLPVFVKPANSGSSLGISKAKNKSEIIKALQKAWEIDSRIVIEEGLNVRELECGIIGNLKLSTSKIGEVSYSSDWYDYDSKYSTDNKIIIPADIDSQISEQIKDLAIRSCRALNIYGFARVDFFLEKISRKIFLNEINTIPGFTSKSMFPMLWKASGLNIDQLVAKLIDISLDS, from the coding sequence ATGGTAAGAAACGAAAAAAAATGTATCGGAATAATATTTGGGGGCACTTCAAATGAACATTATGTATCAATATCTTCCGCCAAAACAGTTTTTAAAGCTCTAATTTCAAGAACAAATAAAGAACTATTCAGGATTAAAGCTTTTTACATAAATAAACATGGAGTTTGGATTGATAGCGATTTATCTCTAGAAATACTTAGAGAAAATAGTGGAAATAATATCTTCGAAAAATATCAAGAATTGCCTAACAGAAAAATAAACTTTCTCAACAATCTTGAATTCCAAAATATTGATATTTGGTTTCCTTTATTACATGGTTGCAACGGAGAAGATGGGGCTATTCATGGATTACTAAAATTCACCCAAAAACCTTTGATTGGATGTGGAATTTCAGGTTCTGCTATTGGAATGGATAAAATATTGATGAAACAAATATTTTCAAATTTGTCAATTCCACAAGTGAATTTTTTAGCCATCCAAAATTATGATCTAAGTGATGATAATGTTAAAGATAATTTATCTGTTGAAATAATTGAGAAATTAAATTTACCAGTTTTTGTAAAACCTGCGAATTCAGGATCATCTCTTGGCATTTCTAAAGCTAAAAATAAATCAGAAATAATTAAAGCTTTACAAAAGGCTTGGGAAATAGATTCAAGAATTGTTATCGAAGAGGGATTGAATGTTAGAGAACTTGAATGTGGAATAATTGGCAATCTAAAACTTTCTACATCAAAAATTGGGGAAGTTTCCTATTCATCAGATTGGTACGATTATGATTCAAAATACTCTACGGATAATAAAATAATTATTCCAGCTGATATTGATTCTCAAATCTCTGAACAAATTAAAGATCTAGCTATTCGAAGTTGTAGAGCATTAAATATTTATGGTTTTGCAAGGGTAGATTTCTTTTTAGAAAAAATTTCAAGGAAAATCTTCTTAAATGAAATAAATACCATCCCTGGCTTTACTAGCAAAAGTATGTTTCCAATGCTTTGGAAGGCCTCAGGTTTAAATATTGATCAACTTGTAGCTAAACTGATTGATATATCCTTAGATTCATAG
- the ftsZ gene encoding cell division protein FtsZ codes for MSFGNNPNFDQSKDILPSQSAKIEVIGVGGGGSNAVNRMIDTDLEGVSFRVLNTDAQALLQSSAEKRVQLGQNLTRGLGAGGNPSIGQKAAEESKDELQQALEGSDLVFIAAGMGGGTGTGAAPVVAEVAKQSGALTVGIVTKPFSFEGKRRMRQAEEGIARLAENVDTLIVIPNDRLKEVTGGASIQEAFRNADDVLRMGVKGISEIITCPGEVNVDFADVRSVMTEAGTALLGMGIGSGRSRALEAAQAAMNSPLLEAGRIDGAKGCVINITGGKDLTLDDVTAVGEVISDVVAQDANIIVGTAVDESMEGEVQVTVIATGFETNQPLKQQSLKNRLSNQPFYNVSDNKDTGANIPEFLRLRQNKKNIE; via the coding sequence ATGAGCTTCGGAAACAATCCAAACTTTGATCAATCAAAAGACATCCTTCCAAGTCAAAGTGCCAAAATTGAAGTCATTGGTGTTGGGGGTGGTGGAAGTAATGCTGTAAACAGGATGATTGATACTGATCTTGAAGGCGTTTCTTTCAGAGTTCTGAATACTGATGCCCAAGCATTATTACAGTCTTCTGCTGAAAAAAGAGTACAACTTGGTCAAAACTTGACAAGAGGATTGGGAGCAGGTGGAAATCCAAGCATTGGTCAAAAAGCCGCCGAAGAGTCTAAGGATGAACTTCAACAAGCTTTGGAAGGTTCTGACTTAGTTTTTATTGCTGCAGGCATGGGAGGAGGTACTGGTACAGGTGCAGCTCCAGTTGTTGCTGAGGTTGCAAAACAAAGTGGTGCCTTAACTGTAGGAATAGTTACAAAGCCGTTTTCTTTTGAAGGCAAAAGGAGAATGAGGCAAGCAGAAGAAGGTATTGCAAGACTAGCTGAAAATGTTGACACACTGATTGTTATTCCAAATGATCGATTAAAAGAAGTTACGGGAGGTGCTTCGATTCAAGAAGCCTTCAGAAACGCTGATGATGTTTTAAGAATGGGTGTTAAAGGCATTAGTGAAATAATCACTTGCCCAGGTGAAGTTAATGTTGATTTTGCTGATGTTCGATCTGTAATGACTGAAGCTGGGACAGCTCTTCTAGGTATGGGTATTGGTTCGGGGAGATCTAGAGCGCTAGAAGCAGCCCAAGCGGCGATGAATAGCCCATTACTAGAGGCAGGAAGAATTGATGGGGCCAAAGGTTGTGTTATTAACATCACTGGAGGTAAAGATTTAACTCTTGACGATGTAACCGCAGTTGGAGAAGTTATAAGTGATGTAGTAGCTCAAGATGCAAATATAATCGTAGGTACAGCTGTTGATGAATCAATGGAAGGGGAGGTACAAGTAACTGTTATTGCAACAGGTTTCGAAACCAACCAACCATTAAAGCAACAAAGTTTAAAAAACAGATTATCTAATCAACCTTTTTATAATGTTTCCGATAATAAAGACACAGGAGCCAATATCCCAGAATTTTTAAGATTAAGGCAGAATAAAAAAAATATCGAATAA